Sequence from the Colletotrichum higginsianum IMI 349063 chromosome 6, whole genome shotgun sequence genome:
GCTGCGCGTCCTCCATCGCGATCGTCGCCGCGTCCGACACCACCGTgagcgacggcgccgccgccttgggcTTGTAGTGCCAGCTGCTGAGCGAGTCCAGCTTGGCACTGAGATCCTTCCACATCTTCTCcacctcctgctcctcccgctgcagcttctcgtccGACTTGCTGACGTAGTTGTCGGGGTCCGCGTTCTTGATGTGCTCCTCCTCGTAGATCTCCGCAAGACCCTTGCCCGACTTGGAGTCGTCCAGCTCCACGAGCCCGCGCCGCGTGTTCGCCGGCAGGTCCGCGTCCGGCCGACGTCGGAGCACTTCGTCAAAGTCCTGCGCCAGAATCCTCCGCTTGATAAGGTCCTCGATGCCCTCGCTGACCTCGGCCGTGATGACGGGCACCGGCTTGCCGAGGTGCTCGAATGCCAggtcctcctccagcagcgaGTTCATCGGCCgctcgacggcggaggcCTCACCTGTTAATGTCCACTGGCGCTTGGCCACGGACTCCGCCTCGAGCTTGCGgatctcctcggcgagcttcgcTTGACGCCTCTCGTGAGCCGATCGACGGGATCTCGGATCGCCGGCCGACACGTCCGAGAGAgcgtcgtccgagtcgtctCCGTGGTCAGACTCGTCGTGGAAGAGATCCCTCTTGACGTCCTCCATAGCACgctcgacatcctcatcgGTAACCTTTTTGGGCGCGAAGCGTACGGATCTGTTCTTCTTGTACTTGCCGTCCTTGGAAgccttcttcgccggcggcgcgaaAAAGTCCTTGAAGTAGATACCGTTGGCGTTAAACTCTTGGTCATCCTCCATAGCATCGTCCATATCCTCGTCATCACTTGCGCCTTCgggggcgtcgaggtccatGTCGCCAAACGTCGGcccgtcctcttcttcatcttcctcgtcagAGCCagcatcctcctccatctcatcTTCGTTCTTGCGTTTTGAAGACTTTGACTTGCTTGATGGCGCTAGCGGGTCGGCGGTCCAGTCgatgtcttcgtcgtcgctgttggCATCCGTGTTGGGATCTCCTCGCGCGTCCTGCTCCTCGAACCACTGCGTCTGCTTGTTGAAGTCGTCGATGGAGAAGAATCCATCGTTGAGGCCGTTGGGGTCCTCGACGTactcttcttcgtcgtcctcttcctcttcttcctcatcttcgttctcaacctcttcgtcgtcctcttcgagATCTCCGGTAAGTCCCTCGACATCAGAGCCGTCAACATGTTCTTCGTCGGAGTCCTCCTCCACACCCTCCAGTTCGGAGCCTGAgagctcgtcatcgtcactcgagtcctcgtcgtcgttgtcgtcctcgtcgtcgtcgtcgtcaattTCGGAATCTTCCGCGTCAGAATCGACGAGGCTCTCCTCGCCGATGACGCTTCTTGTAACAATCTCCTTTcgctcctcgagctcctgtAGCGTCTCCTTGGAGTGGTTCAGGGCGCTCTGGATAATGCGGCGAGCTTGCTGCCAGACCTGGCCCGTTTCGAAACCGTCGACATGGACCTTTCGGATCTTGAGAACGTCGACCCGTGCGCTGCCGTCAGCCcgcttgcgcttctttgACGCCTCCTTCAGTAGGCGCAGCTGCTCGTCGCTGATCTGGCCGGCAAAAGCGTCCAAGGTGTCCTTGACGACCTGCAGCGAGGCGGACGGGatcgcgggcggcggctggaGAAAGGCGTGACGTTTCTCGGCGCTCAAGTTGTCGTAGAGGGCTCgcacgtcggcgacgccgccggggggGAGCTGGGCGGCCATACCGGGAGCGAAAGTGAGCGTGTTGGTTGTCGACGTCAGTGAGGAAGACGTGCTGCTGCCCGCCGCCAtgatttttttttcttcggGCTTGGGATATGCGTGTTTCGGCCGTGCAAGATTTCacttttttggggggggggaccaaCGCTTTCCGTTGGAACCAGCAAAAAAATTTGGGACCCCGCAAAACGCCCGATGGTGGGTCGGCTGTGATTGGCCAATGAGATCAGTCCTGCCTGTCGAGTAGTGTTATCTAATCACTCTGGCTTATGGCTGTCGTCCCTACAGCTCGTCTGTCGTTCGAATCTTCCACAGCTTGAGATCTGTGATATTGGCATCTTTTATGAAGGGAGGGCTGTATATTGAAGGTCTGATAATCATTCTATGATGGGCTTTGCTGCCACCAGGGGACAAGAGCCCTCATTGTTCTGGCGTTGATTGCCATGCAGAAGTACACTGTTGTTCGACACCTACCAAGTAAACCATGGGGTTTTAAACGAAAACCAATATTCGATGAGGTACGATGGTGAGGTACGATGATGAGCACTCGTTGGGCTGCATTTGAGCCCTTCCTCTCAATGGAGTTCCAGGCATGAGCGGTCCGGCTCGGTGGCGGGGCCGCTGAGCCACTCACTCCCTTCACCTCCGAAAGTGATTACTAAGTGCACCGAATCTTTAACTTACATCACCCTACTAGAGCATCTTATCGACTAACACATTCTGTAATGTGACATTACTGTTCTAGGCAACCCTCCAACAGAGTATAAAAATCCAAAGTAACGCACAACACCAAGGATCCCGTTTTGCAAAGCGACTTTTTGGCTGGACTTCACATGTGAGTTAGTAGGCTTCTATTATAGGAAGTGGGGCGAGCCCGCGCCTTTTCAGAGATGAGTATTACAGCTAATCCTCCGATATCGACTTTCTGATTACCCTTCATACACCTCACCTACGTTGACCTCGGCTCCCCCGAAGAGAGTTCTCCAGGAGTTGAAGACTTGCCACAGAAACCGTTTCCGACATGTCTCAAGCCGGACCCGCCAACGACCCGGCGGCCTCCGTAGCGGCCTCCCGGTCGGACGGCAAGAAGCATCTCCTGATCGCCTGTAGCGGCTCGGTTGCGACCATCAAGTTACAAAACATCATcctggccctcgcccgccatgACATCTCGATCCGTGTCATCCTCACGGCCTCCGCGTCTGAGTTCCTCAACGGCTCGACCCTCGAGCAGCCctcgctcgccgccgtccgcgcgCTGCCCAACGTCGAGGCGCtccacctcgacgccgacgagtGGGTGCAGCcgtggcggcgcggcgcgtCGATCCTGCACATCGAGCTGCGGCGGTGTAAGTCCACCCGAATGAGCGCAGAGAGCAGTATGCTGTTTTTCGATTATGCAATTAACACCGGGTCCAGGGGCGGATCTGATGCTCATCGCACCACTCTCGGCGAATACGCTCGCCAAGATCGTCAACGGTTTCTCAGACAACCTCCTGGTAAGTCGAGATTCATGACCTTTCATCACCGGCTGCGTTCTGACTGATGCTTCTCAAGACCAGCGTCGTCCGCGCGTGGGACCCCGAGGGACTCATCGACggacagaagaagaagattcTAGTGGCCACGGCCATGAATTCGGCCATGCACGTGCACCCCATCACCGCGAAGCAGGTCAGagtcctcgaggaggagtgGCCGTGGTTCGAGGTGCTGAAGCCGGTGGAAAAGACGCTCGCATGTGGCGACACGGGTAACGGAGCGATGATGCCTTGGGAGGGCATTGTCAAGATCACGGAAGAGAGGCTGGGACTCGAGGCTGGCGTTCGGTGATGGACTCGATAGACGGgctgttgccgccgtcgttgtcgctAGGGTAAAGGCTATGCGTGTGCTGAGAGCGTCAACTCCTGATCAGCAGGTACGAACTTATCACGGAAAGAATCACTAGGCAAAACAAAGTTGCGGCCGATGGCAGAGGTATCGCCTTTCCTGGATGATGGgcacctaggtaggtagtgtaCAATTCTAGCCAGGCTCGGTACCTGGCGAGCGACGCAAAAAAAAAGCGCTCGCTCTAATCATTGCCAAACCCCCTATCCCATTATGCATAATCCCCAAGACCCCAATTCCCTAGTCCATGGTTTCCTTGATGCAAATGCTAACCTCCGGTTCCATGATAATGCTATGCCAAAATTCCGAGAAACACATCGCCTGTAATTACAAACCACTCCATCCCCCCACCCCAATCCGTTCCGTGGAAAACATCCGAGGTTTGGTTCAGCCTCGAGCATCGAGCTCGGTTGTCGACGAGAAAAAATGAGTAAGGGGGACACGTTTTGTCCCCTCGCGATCCAGCCAGGAATGAAGTCGGATATGTACATTAAGCCCACAAATGGTTGCGGATTAGTTGTCGTGTCTGAATGTGCACTTGTCACCCCTTGCGCATTTCCCCTGCTGCCAGAAACTGCACGGCTTGGTTCCGATGAGGGCACGGTTGACGGGACGATGGGGAGGGAGCGTGGCGCCCCCGGGAGCGTTCCCTTTGCGGTTCTTACCCTGCTTGCCGCCTTTCCCTTCACGCTCGCGCCCGCGTTCCTTATCGCGCCCGCTGAGTTGTTCAAACTCGTCTCGAGTGTCCCGATCGCTGTAGTCGACCAGCTGCCGCTGCAAATGAGGAGGCTTGAACGAGTTTTGTTCGTGATTGGGAGGAGACTGTGAAGCagttggaggcggcggaggcggggtatgttgttgttgttgctgctgctgctgctgctgctgctgctgctgctgaagctGAGCAAGCATCATCAACTGTTGATAGCCAGTATCTTGCGGGTTGAGCCCATATGCAACGCCTTGGGACGCCGGCTGCTGTTGAGCCATCTGAGCAAGGAGTGTCTGGAGCTGACTGTCGCCTGCCGGGGCAGGAGCTGCTGGTGTAGGTTGGGCTGGTGGAACGGACTGAAGTTGCTGCTGAGGCTGGCTACCCTGCAGCATGGCCATGTATTGGGCGTACTGTTGCTCTTGTTGCTTGTAGTATGCTGCCCATGCGTCACTGTGCTCTTGAGCCTGGGGCGCAGGCTGTTGTtgtccttgttcttgttcttgttgttgttgttgttgttgttgttgttgtggcTCTACCTCGACACTGGGTCCAGCTTGCGCCTGATCACCCGCACCCTTTTTCGTTCTTGCCGCCAAGTCTTTCTGATATCCGGCCCACCACTCCCTCACTCTCTCTTGATTGTTGGCAAGCCAAGCGGGCGGGTTAGTCGCGGGGTATGGCAGTCCCTTCAACGCTTCTGATGCCTCCTCTacatcatcggcggcggcctgaAGAGCTGGGTCGGGGTAGTCGTAGCGTCGATGGGTCTGCTGTGCAGCCAAATTGAACGGACTG
This genomic interval carries:
- a CDS encoding U3 small nucleolar ribonucleoprotein Mpp10, with translation MAAGSSTSSSLTSTTNTLTFAPGMAAQLPPGGVADVRALYDNLSAEKRHAFLQPPPAIPSASLQVVKDTLDAFAGQISDEQLRLLKEASKKRKRADGSARVDVLKIRKVHVDGFETGQVWQQARRIIQSALNHSKETLQELEERKEIVTRSVIGEESLVDSDAEDSEIDDDDDEDDNDDEDSSDDDELSGSELEGVEEDSDEEHVDGSDVEGLTGDLEEDDEEVENEDEEEEEEDDEEEYVEDPNGLNDGFFSIDDFNKQTQWFEEQDARGDPNTDANSDDEDIDWTADPLAPSSKSKSSKRKNEDEMEEDAGSDEEDEEEDGPTFGDMDLDAPEGASDDEDMDDAMEDDQEFNANGIYFKDFFAPPAKKASKDGKYKKNRSVRFAPKKVTDEDVERAMEDVKRDLFHDESDHGDDSDDALSDVSAGDPRSRRSAHERRQAKLAEEIRKLEAESVAKRQWTLTGEASAVERPMNSLLEEDLAFEHLGKPVPVITAEVSEGIEDLIKRRILAQDFDEVLRRRPDADLPANTRRGLVELDDSKSGKGLAEIYEEEHIKNADPDNYVSKSDEKLQREEQEVEKMWKDLSAKLDSLSSWHYKPKAAAPSLTVVSDAATIAMEDAQPTTAQGVSGGQSMIAPQEVYKAGKDTAEAGEVVGKSGLPMARQEMSREDKVRRRRREKERIRKAGGTDKKPLSKKAQMQKDTMADLKKGGVKVINRKGEVVDVDGNKAKAVAKATSSSFKL
- a CDS encoding Flavoprotein; the encoded protein is MSQAGPANDPAASVAASRSDGKKHLLIACSGSVATIKLQNIILALARHDISIRVILTASASEFLNGSTLEQPSLAAVRALPNVEALHLDADEWVQPWRRGASILHIELRRWADLMLIAPLSANTLAKIVNGFSDNLLTSVVRAWDPEGLIDGQKKKILVATAMNSAMHVHPITAKQVRVLEEEWPWFEVLKPVEKTLACGDTGNGAMMPWEGIVKITEERLGLEAGVR